The nucleotide window ATCCCTGCAGAAAAAGTGTGTGTGAAAAAAACGTTATAAAAAAGGTTATACCTCTACATCAAGCATATTCATTACAAGAGACATCCGAAGGCATTCTGGTattcctgaatttttttctaattgcagaagaaaatgagtaGAAAATCTAGGTGCTTAGAAATTATAGTGCTGAGTGTTAAAGAAAAGCCCTGAACAACACAGGTTCTTAAGAATTTCTCTCCTAAATCCCCACCTCCATTCTGGGcactctgtttttaaaagcactaCTTAGGACAAATACAAGCCTCCACTGAAGAGCTTGctgcatgacaaaaaaaaaaaaacaatccctACCTCATTCACCACCACAACATGTTACATTATTTCTTAATGTAACTTCAGTGATGCTAGGCAGAGGTTATATAAAGGTCTGCATATAAACAGTGGCCAAGACTAAAAATATGAGAAGGCTTCCCAAAAAGAGGACAGAGCCATCTCACATGTTTTAAGATATGGGCTTGAACctcccttcagcagcagcagataaaTCTTTGCACTGACTAGATGAATAGCTGACGCTTGAATCagaacatcacagaaaaatacaacttCTATCTGAATCcaaagcagctttaaaatttTTTGAAAGTGTACAGACAAATTGATTTACGGGTTTCAGGCTGTGAAATCTAAGGCGGTAGCTCCCGTAAGTTCTGACTAAAGTACAAAAGCCACCAGAATGGGGCCGGTCTCCAGACAACTAGGAAGGCCAAACAACACCTCACTACTTCCTGTCAAGTCTAGCTTCCTATGCAGCCACCCCCACAAAGCTTTCCGTAAGGCCAAGACAACTAACTTTGCTGGGCAtggcaaagaaaaggaaacctgGGACAAGAAGGATACCTTGTCAGTTTGAGTTCCTTTATTAATTATACAGTGCAGAGACatcaactgaaataaataccatTATTGTacataatacaaaaatataacCCCTCAAAGTTTATACTGTACTAGGAATTATGTATTGAGCTTAAACAGTTTATATATTACATCTCTTAAATAATGTGGACAGGCACACTCAGCCAAATGAATGTATTAACATTTTCTCTAATTCGAAGACACAGGAAGAATAGTTTATTCGTTCAGTTTATCCATACATCACACCTCTTCTAGGATTTGagagcaaaataaaagtttttcaaatttttccttttgtcattgTACATTATCCATAGCACAGTGGTTCCACAACCAAACaatgaaatgaattttcaaTAGGTAGCATTTATCAGCAGATAGATGAAAGTACTATCCAGACAACCAGCTCAAGGCACGATGTTTTCCACAATAGACATGAAATTACTGgcaaagaaacaattttaaagaagGCTATACATGAATACGTAGCTACAGGAACAGGATAAACAACAATctattctttaaatatattcttgACAATATATTCAGTTGATTagtgtgggttttgtttattcttttaaaagagaagtaaaataagACTGACATTAATAAAACCAAGAATGCCtcaactctttaaaaaaaaattctttcatccccattttaaatgtaaaaaaaaaattccaaccttcaaaatattttatagactTTTTAGAAATAGTTTCCaacatattatattttaaaagtccactaaaacatttcatttttctttaaaagaaagtatatGTAACTtctgcacctcgaatactgtgttcagttctgggcctctcactacaagaaggatgttgaggctccggagcacgtccagagaagagcaacaaagctgtcatcaggcactggcacaggctgcacagggaggtggcaTTCTGGGCATCTAccaccatcccaccaccatccctgtaggtatttaaaacacaggtagacgaggtgctcagggatgtggtttactggcagataggaatggttggactcgatctaagaggtattttccaacctagtgattctatgattctgtaactgCAAACATTCTTCACTTAACTATCCACACCTTAGGGGCAGAAGAGGTCACAATTACCTTTGGTCATGTTCTGCATGTGCACATATCTATGAAAAACTGGCAACTTTAGGATACATAATTTATCTGCAAGGACCTAAACCAGACTTCCACTGATAATGAATTAACATAAGGGAACTGAAATTTTCTTGTATGGTTGGTTCCGCACAGCTTTGCTCAGTGGTTGTTCACTATTTTGCCTTCTCGCAGATGAAAGAAGTTGTTGTATTTGAGTTTAAGATGTTCTGGTAAATCTAGCTGTCTTTTTGCTTCTTCAATGTCTTCCTGAATTGCTGAAATGAGTGCATCTGAATAAGATTAGAACATGGTTATTTAGAAGTTGTTTTGAACTCTGAACACACAACAGCAAGTGAAAGTAGCATATCACAGAATACTAGATAGACAACAATCACAGAATATAATTACTTCCACTAGGCTTGAGAGGCAAGATTGCTtagttttaaaacatctttttagaaaaacaaaacaaaacaaccacagcagagctgcattttTCACCATTATAAGCACTAACTTGTCCTTGTTCCAAAAGACGTTTTATGAAAAGAACAATGCAGTTTTATAATCTGTTTCACTTCTAACTGAGctgcattttaaagagaaattaacaGATTAGACTGATGCTTTTACGACAAGcccattattttaaaattactcagACAAGTGAGACAACATTACAGGTTTTTAGTGCGATACTCTGAAAGATGTGGGGacagatttctgtttttttttaattaaaccaactagttcatttaatttatgaaaacatCTTACTGAAATTTCAAAGGTTAATACATAAAACATCTCATGGAAAGAGAGATGGTGAAGACACAGTACTTGGCCTGAATGAGACAAATAAGACACTAGTTTGAGGGAGACCTGCAATACTGACCTAAGGAATCAAAGTTTTTCTCCGGTCGAATATATCCAATTATGACTATACTAAGAATTTCTCCGTAGAAGTCTTCTTTGAAGGTGTGGATAATGTGTGTTTCCTAAAGGAAGATAAATAAGTTTGTATTTATGAtgaattttgaatttatttcccTCACTGTAACCACATACATCTAATATCCCTACTTCAAATTCTTTCCAACACACACCAATAAAACAGACATTCCGTTTAGAATGTATTATGCAAGATTAAAAGGCTAGGGCTTTTGCTTATGTTAGGAAGGAGAATTGTACCTTGAATGGAATTTAAGAAAAGTTACTCACTTAAGAGTATTCTGATagcaaaaacaaaagaaggcCATTACACGGGAGACATGCTTAATTGCTTCTCTGAGATAGGGTTTCCAAGGCAGCAAATCACAAACAAAGCTCAGTGTTTCAACATTAAGTTGATGCATCCAAACAACTATAAAGATTTTGATAGAAATAGTTGGCTTAAGGAAAGCTTTTACAACCAGCTCACATGggaaattaataataaaattcaaGAAGGAATGAAGGCTGAGACAGGGTTCCACCTCATACACATCTGTCTCCAACACAGGCCCACCCATAGCATACACCAGCACAGATACTTgctcagaaaaataatcttcaaaaatttttaatattttgtgcCAGACAAGCACATTATAGAGGTCTCCAAACACTAAGAACTTTAGAAGTAGAGATTCATGCccaaataaaactgttcttAACAGAATTCTAAGACTCAGAAAAAGCACCAGCatttgacagcaaaaaaaaaaaaaaaccaaacaaacccacagcCATTGCAGCTCAGGATTTTAACTCAACTCCTGTCCTACTTATTATGTACTTTCAATTATTTATTCTGTATACAAAGCCACAGCACTTCATGTATGGATTCCAACAATTAAGAGTAGATTTATGGAAAGTGATCACAAATTAAGATGCCCTAACACCTCTTATTTGAAATGTAGACAGATTGCAGAGAACAGCAGATTAATTTGTTCAACCTCATGCATGGGTTCTTATAACCAGTAAAATCAATGCACTTATCACAGTTATATTCAGTTAGCTATCAGCACCTCCATTTCAGAAATACcacagaatttttaattttgaagtatttaagtAATGACggaatagaaagaagaaaataaacttcattCACCTACAGCTCTCTGGCTACTaggagtattttcttttcacaataTGAATGTATCATATAGATACCAAGGacatttctaagaaaaaaaagagaatttctaGATTTCCTTTATGGATCAAATTCTGCATATCTTATTCAAATTAAACATTTGgctcatttaaaaacaacaccaccacccccccaaGCAAAATTCTTACCACTGATTTCTTCGTATTCCTATAGAAAGGATTCCATCCTATGCTCAAAACCATTTTATGCACATCACCATTTCCAACACAGGCCCATCCATAGTATATACCAGTAGAGATATCCGATGGAAAGCTTTCAACTACTTGCTCTGAAAAGTTAGCTGTAAAATTTTAGAAAGTGTGAAGTGTGAATGACTTTGTGTACATCAAGGACATaacaaaatctttaaatacTTAAGAGCCAACCTCACCTACCTATTAATTATAAACATAATACTGATGATGATGAAAATGATGCAATGTGCCATTTGGCAAAgtataaaatgcaaaacagcTTCATAAAGTACAGTCCCTGTGGTAATACCAGAGTTACCACATCTCTTATATACATGCTTTACAGTTATACATATTCTCTTCTGCAGTAATACACCCTGTCAGAATGCATTTCATTCTTAGGATAACTAACTCAGCTTTAATATGGTGaaagatgaggggaaaaaaaaaatcaagtttctttTGTTCTACAAAATAGCGTCTCAGAACTATTTACctgtgaataaaataattattatgaaataaaatatatgtacaaATGTATGAAATTATGATTCAATTACCAGCCAATTTTGCACAAGTTGCCTTCAGAGACACCTGTGCATTTCTGGACTTTTCATTGAAAACTATGTAtctacagtaaaataaatttccttctGACTGAATACaactttctttcaaaactatTATTCTACCTCTACTTCCCACGAGTACAGTTTTTCACGCAAGACATCAAATTGACTTGAAAAAATTTTtagttactgatttttttatgaaagTTCACAAATAGCAACAACCTCCCTCCCTTGTTCTCCAACATCAATACACCACTTACACACACCTAggagaaaaccacaaaattattAACATAAGTTAATTAATTATTAACCAATCCACCACCTCAAGACTGGTCAAGACAAGTTTCCTTGTCCGACAGGAGTGGTGTAACATGACTGCTGACTTCAGTACCTGTTTAAGACATGCCAACATTCACTTAAATTACATAAGCAGATGAAACGCATGGGGACTTGATTTAACAgcggacaggtatggttggactcgatgacctcgAAGGTCGTTTCCTAGCGATTCTGTGATCTATCTGTATTTAGAAAACTGAAACGGACATGAGCAACAGGAAAACGTATTTCTTTTTAGGTCAAGCTCACTAGCTCTAGTTTTTAACTCTACACTATCCCCTAGAACTTCCTTCCTCACGTGTATTCCCAGTGTTTTATTCCCTTTCTTCGTCTAATCTGGGGCTTATGCGAACAGATATTTTCCAAGCTGCCACACACCACCGCGCGTGCGATCACTTCTCTGCATCCTGTACGCCACCATAACGAcgctgaaaacaaagaaggacGAAAACAACACGAAAGAGAGTCTAAAACTCTAAGCAACGCAGAAAAATAACAGCCAGCCCAAAGCTAACGCGGAACAAGCCCAGCCCCTTCACAGAAGGAGCGAGTCCCGCCGGCCCCAAGGGGGTCCTCGCCCCCCGGCCCGCCTTCCCCCGCGCTCACCGGTGGGGATGCCCAGCTCCTTGGAGCCCCTGCCGAAGCCCTTCACCACCTCCCCGCGGCAGAAGTACGGCAAGTGCTTCATGGCGGCCGCCGCCCGCAGCGCCGCCGCCCGCTCTCCACTGCCCTGCTGTAAAGGATACCAAAAAAGGAGGGCGGACGGTGCAGCAGGATAGCTTTCAATGCACACGCCTCTCTGACCGACAGCCGCGCCCCCTCAAGCATGGGCTGTCCCACACCCTCGTTTCCTCGCCGCGTAGCCGGGGGGGGTGGGTCGGACATGCTCAGTCCGCTGTGCAGCCGTATGCCTGGGCGGAGCGAGCCAGTCGCCCggcagggggggaggggaggaggaagatggggcCGAGCGGCAGCTCATGGCGGGGTGGGTCTTTGCTCTGGGGGCTGAACGCGGGGGAAGCAGGTACAGCGCCTAGGGGGCGCCCTTCCCTCTTGCCGACGGCCTCTGGTTCTGCGTGCATCCGTGGGTGTGGGCGGGAGCACTGGCAGCTGCCGCCCCGCGGTGCAAAACCGCGTTCTGTGCCTTGACAGAAGTCGAGATTGTTTCTTACTTGGTGACTGTGTGCTACAGAGCACAACATACGTTTGGGAAGACTCTAGAGAATAGctgtttttcataaaatcagagtggtttgggttgaaagggaccttaaagatcgccCATTTCCAAcacccctaccatgggcagggacacctcccaccagatcaggctgttcaaggccccatccaacctggccttgaacacttccagggagggggcatacacagctttcctgggcaacctgtgcagcGT belongs to Cuculus canorus isolate bCucCan1 chromosome Z, bCucCan1.pri, whole genome shotgun sequence and includes:
- the RFK gene encoding riboflavin kinase; the protein is MKHLPYFCRGEVVKGFGRGSKELGIPTANFSEQVVESFPSDISTGIYYGWACVGNGDVHKMVLSIGWNPFYRNTKKSVETHIIHTFKEDFYGEILSIVIIGYIRPEKNFDSLDALISAIQEDIEEAKRQLDLPEHLKLKYNNFFHLREGKIVNNH